A single region of the Desulfobaccales bacterium genome encodes:
- the alaS gene encoding alanine--tRNA ligase, with product MTSREIRETFLRFFASKGHTRVPSSSLVPAGDPTLLFTNAGMVQFKKVFTGEDPRPYTRAASSQKCVRAGGKHNDLENVGFTARHHTFFEMLGNFSFGDYFKEGAIEMAWELLTQHFKLPADKLWATVFHEDEEAARLWEKISGLPPSRIIGMGEKDNFWAMGDTGPCGPCSEILIDQGEAMSCGPECGIGKCECDRYLEIWNLVFMQYNRTPDGVLHPLPKPSIDTGMGLERLCAVIQGVKSNFDCDLLRPVIAGIEALAGQSYGASEAQNVPFRVIADHSRATAFLIADGVLPSNEGRGYVLRRIMRRAIRFGRLLNLKTPFLTQVCDRVVELMGEVYPELRQMHHIMTQVVTGEEERFADTLDHGLKLLGEELDYLKHHSQKILPGEVAFKLYDTYGFPLDLVQDTLREEGLVLDLEGFEANMQAQREASRQSWKGGPGEELPMVYQELAEWPPTQFLGYDALQGDSTILALIVESGHNAQAEAGQEVEVITGASPFYGESGGQVGDTGSISGDGWLVRVTATQKLPNDLIVHQGKVEKGVVHVNDPAHLEVDAKRRRRIMAHHTATHLLQAALRRHLGDHVKQSGSLVDPDRLRFDFTHFKGITPEELEAIELDLNQAVTANLPVHTDQMTMTEAMDLGATALFEEKYGDNVRVVAIPEVSQELCGGTHVERTGDLGLCKITTETSIAAGIRRIEAVCGVEAVKLTQEQARELDQAASLLKGSRADLVTRLEKTLERSKKLEKELEALKGRLASTQAKDLMDQVRQVDGVSVLALKVDAADPKTLRDFAVKFQDKLKSGIVVLGSDATEKVMLIALVTKDLTKRFPAGEIIKAIAPVVGGSGGGRPDMAQAGGPDKDKLPAALEQVYEVIAQKAKG from the coding sequence ATGACCAGCCGCGAGATCCGGGAGACCTTCTTACGCTTCTTCGCCTCCAAGGGCCATACCCGGGTGCCCAGTTCCTCCCTGGTGCCCGCAGGCGACCCAACGCTTTTGTTTACCAATGCAGGCATGGTGCAGTTTAAAAAGGTGTTCACGGGAGAAGACCCCCGGCCCTACACCCGGGCCGCCAGTTCTCAGAAGTGCGTCCGGGCCGGCGGCAAACACAACGACCTGGAAAACGTGGGCTTCACCGCCCGGCACCACACCTTCTTTGAAATGCTGGGAAACTTTTCCTTCGGCGATTATTTCAAGGAAGGAGCCATCGAGATGGCCTGGGAGCTTTTGACCCAGCACTTTAAACTCCCCGCGGATAAGCTCTGGGCCACCGTGTTCCACGAAGACGAAGAAGCGGCCCGCCTCTGGGAGAAAATCAGCGGGTTGCCGCCGTCTCGCATAATCGGTATGGGCGAAAAGGACAATTTTTGGGCCATGGGCGATACGGGGCCCTGCGGGCCGTGCTCCGAAATCCTCATCGACCAGGGCGAAGCCATGTCCTGCGGCCCCGAGTGCGGCATCGGCAAGTGCGAGTGCGACCGGTATCTTGAGATCTGGAACCTGGTCTTCATGCAGTACAACCGCACTCCGGACGGCGTGCTCCATCCTCTGCCCAAACCCAGTATCGACACCGGCATGGGGCTCGAGCGCCTCTGCGCCGTCATCCAGGGTGTTAAGAGCAACTTCGACTGCGACCTGCTGCGGCCGGTGATTGCCGGCATCGAGGCCCTGGCCGGGCAGTCTTACGGCGCGAGCGAAGCCCAGAACGTGCCCTTCCGGGTCATCGCCGACCACAGCCGGGCCACCGCCTTCCTCATCGCCGACGGCGTGCTGCCCTCCAACGAAGGCCGGGGCTACGTGCTGCGCCGCATCATGCGCCGGGCCATCCGCTTCGGCCGCCTCCTCAACCTCAAGACGCCGTTCCTCACCCAAGTCTGCGACCGGGTGGTCGAACTCATGGGTGAAGTCTATCCCGAACTCCGCCAGATGCACCATATCATGACCCAGGTGGTCACGGGCGAGGAAGAGCGTTTCGCCGACACCCTGGACCACGGCCTCAAGCTCTTGGGCGAGGAGTTGGACTATCTCAAGCACCACAGCCAGAAAATTCTGCCAGGGGAGGTGGCCTTCAAGCTCTACGACACCTACGGCTTCCCCCTGGACCTGGTCCAGGACACCCTGCGGGAAGAGGGCCTGGTGCTGGACCTGGAAGGCTTCGAAGCCAACATGCAGGCCCAAAGGGAAGCCTCCCGGCAGTCCTGGAAAGGCGGCCCCGGGGAGGAACTCCCCATGGTCTACCAGGAACTGGCGGAATGGCCCCCCACCCAATTTCTGGGCTATGACGCCCTGCAAGGCGACAGCACCATCCTGGCCCTCATCGTGGAGTCCGGCCACAACGCCCAGGCCGAGGCCGGGCAGGAAGTGGAGGTCATCACCGGGGCGAGCCCCTTTTACGGCGAATCCGGCGGCCAGGTGGGGGACACGGGCAGCATCTCCGGCGACGGCTGGCTCGTCCGGGTGACCGCCACCCAGAAGCTGCCCAACGACCTCATCGTGCACCAGGGTAAGGTGGAGAAAGGTGTGGTCCATGTCAATGACCCGGCCCATTTGGAAGTAGACGCCAAGCGGCGCCGTCGCATCATGGCCCACCACACCGCCACCCATCTCCTCCAGGCAGCCTTGCGGCGCCATCTGGGCGATCACGTCAAACAGTCCGGCTCCCTGGTGGACCCGGACCGTTTGCGTTTCGACTTTACCCACTTCAAGGGCATCACCCCCGAGGAACTGGAGGCCATCGAGCTGGACCTGAACCAGGCCGTGACGGCCAACCTGCCGGTGCACACCGATCAGATGACCATGACCGAAGCCATGGACCTGGGGGCCACGGCCCTGTTCGAAGAAAAATACGGCGACAATGTCCGGGTAGTGGCCATCCCGGAGGTCAGCCAGGAACTCTGCGGTGGCACCCACGTCGAGCGCACCGGTGACTTGGGCCTGTGCAAAATCACCACCGAAACCTCCATCGCCGCGGGCATCCGCCGTATCGAGGCGGTCTGCGGCGTGGAGGCCGTAAAACTCACCCAGGAGCAGGCCCGGGAATTGGATCAGGCCGCCAGCCTCCTCAAGGGCAGCCGGGCCGATCTGGTGACCCGCCTGGAAAAGACGTTGGAGCGCTCGAAAAAACTGGAAAAGGAACTGGAGGCCCTCAAAGGCCGCCTGGCCTCGACCCAGGCCAAAGACCTCATGGACCAGGTGCGCCAGGTGGACGGCGTCTCGGTCCTGGCCCTGAAGGTCGACGCCGCCGATCCCAAGACCCTGAGGGACTTTGCGGTAAAGTTCCAGGATAAGCTCAAAAGCGGCATCGTGGTCCTGGGCAGCGACGCCACCGAAAAAGTCATGCTCATCGCCCTGGTGACCAAAGACCTCACCAAACGCTTCCCCGCCGGTGAGATCATCAAAGCCATCGCCCCGGTAGTCGGCGGCAGCGGCGGCGGCCGCCCCGACATGGCCCAAGCCGGCGGCCCCGACAAAGACAAACTCCCCGCCGCCCTGGAACAAGTCTACGAAGTCATCGCCCAAAAGGCGAAGGGATAG
- the recA gene encoding recombinase RecA, whose protein sequence is MSDQPSADRTKALDQALGQIEKNYGKGAIMRLGADEKMDVAVIPTGCLSLDLALGIGGVPRGRVIEIYGPESSGKTTLALHVIAEAQRRGGVAAFIDAEHALDVVYARKLGVKTEDLLISQPDSGEQAMEITEILVRSNAIDVAVVDSVAALVPRSEIEGDMGDAQMGSQARLMSQALRKLTSAISKSMTSVIFINQIRHKIGVMFGNPETTTGGNALKFYASMRLDIRKIGAIKQGDEAIGVHARVKVVKNKLAPPFREAEFDIIYGQGISREGDLLDLATAQGLIAKSGAWFSHGSDRIGQGRENAKTYLKEHPELAGDLEKQIRAFHGLLPEEAPAQTQE, encoded by the coding sequence ATGAGTGACCAACCCTCCGCAGACCGCACCAAGGCCCTGGATCAGGCCCTGGGACAGATTGAAAAGAATTACGGCAAGGGCGCCATCATGCGCTTAGGAGCCGATGAAAAAATGGATGTGGCGGTGATCCCCACCGGCTGTCTGTCCCTGGACCTGGCCTTGGGGATTGGCGGCGTACCCCGGGGCCGCGTCATCGAAATCTACGGCCCGGAATCCTCCGGGAAAACCACCCTGGCCTTGCACGTCATCGCCGAGGCCCAGCGCCGGGGCGGGGTGGCGGCTTTTATCGATGCCGAACACGCCCTGGACGTGGTCTATGCCCGCAAGCTGGGGGTCAAGACCGAGGACCTGCTCATTTCCCAGCCCGATTCCGGCGAACAGGCCATGGAAATCACCGAGATCCTGGTGCGCAGTAACGCCATCGACGTAGCGGTGGTGGATTCAGTGGCCGCCCTGGTGCCCCGCTCCGAGATCGAAGGCGACATGGGGGATGCCCAGATGGGCTCCCAAGCCCGCCTCATGTCCCAGGCTCTGCGCAAACTCACCTCAGCCATTAGCAAGTCCATGACCTCGGTGATCTTCATCAACCAGATCCGCCACAAGATCGGGGTGATGTTCGGCAACCCCGAGACCACCACCGGCGGCAACGCCCTGAAGTTCTATGCCTCCATGCGCCTGGACATCCGCAAGATCGGCGCCATCAAGCAGGGCGACGAAGCCATCGGGGTGCACGCCCGGGTCAAGGTGGTCAAAAATAAGCTGGCCCCTCCCTTCAGAGAGGCCGAGTTCGACATTATCTACGGCCAGGGCATCTCCCGGGAAGGCGACCTCCTGGATCTGGCCACGGCCCAGGGCCTCATCGCCAAAAGTGGCGCCTGGTTCAGCCACGGCTCCGACCGCATCGGCCAGGGTCGGGAGAACGCCAAGACTTACCTGAAAGAGCACCCCGAGCTGGCCGGGGACCTGGAGAAACAAATCCGGGCTTTCCACGGCTTGTTGCCCGAAGAGGCCCCAGCCCAGACACAGGAGTAG
- the thpR gene encoding RNA 2',3'-cyclic phosphodiesterase, which translates to MIRAFLAIEMPEALRANLALLQGELKRSHADVRWVAVGNIHLTLKFFGNVPDDEIDTLALAAREVVQTEDPFQLKATMAGAFPSTKAPRVVWLGLGGDMVPLTRLYHHLEKAFATLGYLPEGRAFNPHLTLGRVKSPANREKLAKMLEKLPPVDWPPFPVKELILFQSVLSPQGSKYTRLKVIPLGK; encoded by the coding sequence ATGATCCGTGCTTTCCTGGCCATTGAGATGCCCGAAGCACTCCGGGCTAACCTGGCCCTGCTCCAGGGGGAGCTGAAGCGCAGCCACGCCGACGTGCGCTGGGTGGCGGTGGGCAACATCCACCTCACCTTAAAATTTTTCGGTAACGTACCCGATGATGAGATTGATACTCTGGCCCTGGCGGCCCGGGAGGTGGTGCAAACCGAGGATCCGTTTCAGCTTAAGGCGACCATGGCCGGCGCCTTTCCATCCACCAAGGCCCCCCGAGTGGTCTGGCTGGGGCTGGGCGGAGACATGGTGCCTCTGACGCGCCTTTATCACCACCTGGAGAAGGCCTTCGCCACCCTGGGTTACCTCCCCGAAGGCCGGGCCTTTAACCCCCATCTCACCCTGGGCCGGGTGAAGTCCCCGGCCAACCGGGAGAAGCTGGCAAAAATGCTGGAAAAGCTGCCGCCGGTGGACTGGCCGCCGTTTCCGGTTAAAGAGTTGATCCTCTTTCAAAGCGTCCTGTCCCCCCAGGGGTCGAAGTATACGCGGCTGAAGGTGATTCCGCTGGGGAAATAG
- a CDS encoding competence/damage-inducible protein A encodes MMHGEIIATGTELITGLVVDCNAHYAARRLFEAGLTVARITTVGDQTPLIREVLDRALARSQFIIVTGGLGPTEDDVTLPAAALALNRRLVVHEGLLDRIKRCLGERQIPWEERYAGLALIPEGAQLLDPGCMTCGFAVQHQEVRLFFLPGVPQEMRSLFNNIVLPSLLDWANPEEFWVRRTLRLFGIAEAQLQGVICRLPDFQQGVTVGYYPNFPETHLSLTVRGIDRAELNASLDRLTYTLAQEVGEALIGSNAVTLEELVGRLLKERGLTLAVAESCTGGLIGHRITNVAGSSDYFLGGVVSYSNEAKHDLLRVPAEELAQKGAVSPETARDMARGVRETFRAAVGLSVTGIAGPSGGSIAKPVGTVYIGLSTPFGEDVWHYQFHGNRTQIKTLTAETALDRLRRTLKKM; translated from the coding sequence ATGATGCACGGCGAAATCATTGCCACCGGCACGGAGTTGATTACCGGCCTGGTGGTTGACTGCAATGCCCATTATGCCGCCCGGCGGCTGTTCGAGGCCGGGTTGACGGTGGCGCGCATCACCACGGTAGGGGACCAGACCCCCCTGATCCGCGAAGTCCTGGACCGGGCCTTGGCCCGCTCCCAATTTATCATTGTCACCGGGGGCCTGGGGCCCACCGAAGACGACGTCACCCTCCCCGCTGCAGCCCTGGCCTTAAATCGGCGGCTGGTGGTCCATGAAGGCCTGTTAGACCGCATTAAGCGCTGCCTGGGCGAGCGGCAAATCCCCTGGGAGGAGCGCTATGCCGGCCTGGCCCTGATCCCGGAAGGAGCGCAGCTTTTGGACCCCGGCTGCATGACCTGCGGCTTTGCCGTGCAGCACCAGGAAGTGCGCCTGTTTTTCCTGCCCGGGGTGCCCCAGGAGATGCGCAGTCTGTTTAACAACATCGTGCTCCCCAGTCTGTTAGATTGGGCCAACCCGGAAGAATTTTGGGTCCGGCGCACCCTGCGCCTGTTCGGGATTGCCGAAGCCCAGTTGCAGGGGGTTATCTGCCGCTTACCGGATTTTCAACAGGGCGTGACGGTGGGATATTATCCCAATTTTCCCGAAACCCATCTGAGTCTGACGGTGCGGGGCATTGACCGCGCCGAACTCAACGCCTCCCTGGATCGCCTCACTTATACGCTGGCCCAAGAGGTGGGAGAAGCGCTCATAGGTTCCAATGCAGTAACCCTGGAGGAACTGGTAGGCCGCCTGCTCAAGGAACGCGGCCTCACCCTGGCGGTGGCGGAATCTTGTACGGGCGGGCTTATCGGGCATCGCATTACCAATGTTGCCGGCTCCTCGGACTACTTTCTGGGCGGCGTGGTGAGCTATAGCAACGAGGCCAAACATGATTTGCTGCGGGTACCGGCGGAAGAATTGGCCCAAAAAGGGGCAGTCAGTCCGGAAACCGCTCGGGACATGGCGCGAGGCGTGCGGGAAACCTTCCGCGCCGCCGTGGGCCTCTCAGTGACGGGCATTGCCGGCCCCAGCGGCGGGAGCATCGCTAAACCTGTGGGCACCGTGTATATCGGCCTGAGCACCCCCTTTGGCGAAGACGTCTGGCACTATCAGTTTCACGGCAACCGGACCCAGATCAAAACCCTGACCGCCGAAACCGCCCTGGACCGGCTGCGAAGGACGTTGAAAAAAATGTAG
- a CDS encoding phosphatidylglycerophosphatase A: MRPKTRVSRMILALATWGGVGYLPFMPGTWGTLAALPLWYLLAQIGPWGYALGVAALMILGLIAAGPAQAYLGRTDHPAIVVDEVVGLLITLAGVTPSWPAAVLGFIVFRTLDIFKPGPIRWFGEGHGGLEIMADDVAAGVIGRMIVEIVMILWGGG, encoded by the coding sequence GTGAGGCCGAAAACCCGGGTGTCCCGTATGATCCTGGCCCTGGCCACCTGGGGCGGAGTCGGCTACCTGCCTTTTATGCCCGGCACCTGGGGCACTCTGGCGGCCCTGCCGCTCTGGTACCTGCTCGCACAAATCGGTCCCTGGGGGTATGCCTTGGGGGTGGCGGCCCTGATGATCCTGGGCTTGATTGCCGCAGGCCCCGCCCAGGCCTATTTGGGACGCACCGACCACCCGGCCATCGTGGTGGACGAAGTGGTGGGGCTGCTCATCACCCTGGCCGGGGTCACCCCAAGTTGGCCGGCCGCAGTCCTGGGGTTTATTGTCTTTAGAACCCTGGACATCTTCAAACCCGGCCCCATCCGCTGGTTCGGCGAAGGCCACGGCGGCCTGGAAATCATGGCCGACGACGTGGCCGCGGGGGTAATCGGGCGGATGATCGTGGAAATTGTTATGATACTTTGGGGAGGGGGCTAG
- a CDS encoding polynucleotide adenylyltransferase PcnB, producing the protein MPSEFPEPAQTAPHIIPRPEHTVSRRDIDVEALKVLYRLHHAGYTAYLVGGGVRDLLLGKRPKDFDVVTDARPGELRKLFRNSRIIGRRFRLVQVFFKGAHIVEVSTFRCRSEFDELPENNNIPAKDTTYGTPAEDAQRRDLTINGLFYNIADFSLVDYVGGMEDLEAKRIRVIGEPSVRFVRDPVRMLRVLRHAARIGFTIDEAAWDEILVKGHLIRTCPPARVRDELLKDFHSGAAHPFFALMLDSGLFYQIFPAWAGHLGASGEGRLLELIGRLDQLAEGGVAVPDSLLWAVFLAAFLEPETHPQDFKELREFIQEKIKEALGGIEFPRQRQDEVSQMLALEQRVAPFTAKGQPIPARLTRLSLYPLTWMLHQIKTAPEAELLERCQPEAMPVPAPAPKRRHSRRRRPRGRRRGKEAGGGAKGVGGEG; encoded by the coding sequence ATGCCGTCCGAATTTCCAGAACCTGCTCAAACCGCTCCCCACATCATTCCCCGGCCCGAACACACCGTTTCCCGCCGCGACATCGACGTGGAAGCCCTGAAAGTCCTCTACCGCCTGCATCATGCCGGATATACCGCCTACCTGGTGGGCGGCGGCGTCCGGGATTTGCTGCTGGGCAAGAGGCCCAAAGACTTCGACGTGGTCACCGACGCCCGGCCCGGCGAGCTCCGGAAACTCTTCCGCAACAGCCGGATTATCGGCCGGCGCTTTCGGTTAGTCCAGGTCTTCTTCAAGGGGGCGCACATTGTGGAGGTCTCCACCTTCCGGTGCCGCTCCGAATTCGACGAATTGCCGGAAAATAACAACATCCCCGCCAAGGACACCACCTATGGCACCCCGGCGGAGGACGCCCAACGCCGGGACCTGACCATCAACGGCCTGTTTTATAACATCGCCGATTTTTCCCTGGTGGATTACGTAGGCGGCATGGAAGATTTGGAGGCCAAACGCATCCGGGTGATCGGCGAGCCCTCAGTGCGCTTCGTGCGGGACCCGGTGCGCATGCTGCGGGTGCTGCGCCACGCCGCCCGCATCGGCTTTACCATCGACGAGGCGGCTTGGGATGAGATTCTGGTCAAAGGTCACCTGATCCGTACCTGCCCGCCGGCCCGGGTCAGGGACGAACTCCTCAAAGATTTCCACAGCGGCGCGGCACACCCGTTTTTTGCGCTGATGCTGGACTCCGGGTTGTTCTATCAGATCTTTCCAGCCTGGGCCGGGCATTTGGGAGCGTCGGGTGAGGGTCGCTTGCTCGAACTGATCGGCAGGCTGGACCAATTGGCGGAGGGTGGCGTAGCGGTGCCTGACAGTTTGCTCTGGGCGGTGTTTTTAGCCGCTTTCCTGGAGCCGGAAACCCATCCCCAGGACTTCAAAGAACTGCGGGAATTCATCCAGGAGAAGATCAAGGAGGCTCTGGGCGGCATCGAGTTCCCACGGCAGCGGCAGGATGAGGTCTCCCAGATGCTGGCCCTGGAACAGCGGGTGGCGCCATTTACGGCCAAGGGCCAACCCATCCCGGCCCGGCTGACCCGGCTGTCGTTATATCCCCTGACCTGGATGCTCCATCAGATCAAAACGGCCCCCGAGGCCGAGTTGCTGGAGCGCTGCCAGCCAGAGGCCATGCCGGTTCCCGCGCCGGCGCCCAAACGCCGGCACTCCCGGCGCCGCCGCCCACGGGGGCGGAGGCGGGGAAAAGAAGCTGGGGGAGGGGCTAAAGGCGTTGGGGGAGAGGGCTAA
- the tyrS gene encoding tyrosine--tRNA ligase: MKPVSEQMAIIKQGCHDIIREEDLAARLEKARATGTPLRVKAGFDPTAPDLHLGHTVLIQKLKNFQDLGHQVIFLIGDFTGLIGDPTGKSETRPPLTEEQIKANAATYERQIFKVLDPEKTIVDFNSRWMKPMQAQDLIRLAARHTVARMLEREDFHKRYTSQTPISIHEFLYPLIQGYDSVALQADVELGGTDQTFNLLVGRDLQREYGQAPQIVITLPLLEGLDGVNKMSKSLGNYVGIDEPAKEMFGKLMSISDDLMIRYYELLTDITPDAVAKLKNDLASGAKHPRQVKEDLAKEIVARYHSQAAAEHEAAEFIRVLRERELPEEIEAVTLTIAEPTLWLPRLLVDAGLAAGTTEARRLITQGGVQVEGEKVTDAKLELAAGKTYLLKVGKRRFKRVTLAS; this comes from the coding sequence GTGAAACCAGTATCGGAACAGATGGCCATTATCAAACAAGGCTGCCATGACATCATTCGGGAAGAAGACCTGGCCGCCCGCCTGGAAAAGGCCCGGGCTACCGGCACACCCCTGCGGGTCAAGGCCGGGTTCGACCCCACCGCCCCGGATTTGCACCTGGGCCATACCGTGCTCATTCAAAAGCTCAAGAATTTCCAGGACCTGGGGCACCAGGTTATCTTTCTCATCGGCGACTTCACTGGCCTCATCGGCGACCCCACCGGCAAGAGCGAGACCCGGCCGCCCTTAACTGAAGAACAGATCAAGGCCAACGCCGCCACCTATGAGCGCCAGATCTTCAAGGTACTGGACCCGGAAAAGACCATCGTCGACTTCAATAGCCGCTGGATGAAGCCCATGCAGGCCCAGGACCTCATCCGCCTGGCGGCCCGGCATACCGTGGCAAGGATGCTGGAGCGGGAGGATTTTCATAAACGCTACACCTCCCAGACCCCCATCAGCATCCATGAATTCCTCTACCCCCTGATCCAGGGCTATGATTCAGTGGCGCTTCAAGCTGACGTGGAGTTGGGCGGCACCGACCAGACCTTCAACCTCCTGGTAGGGCGCGATTTGCAGCGCGAATACGGCCAGGCGCCCCAAATCGTTATCACCCTGCCCCTGTTGGAAGGCCTGGACGGCGTGAACAAGATGAGCAAATCCCTGGGCAATTACGTGGGGATCGATGAGCCCGCCAAAGAGATGTTCGGCAAGCTCATGTCCATTTCTGACGACTTAATGATTCGTTATTATGAGCTCTTAACCGACATTACCCCCGATGCGGTGGCTAAACTAAAAAATGACTTAGCCTCGGGGGCCAAACATCCCCGACAGGTGAAAGAAGACTTGGCCAAAGAAATCGTGGCCCGCTACCACAGCCAGGCCGCAGCAGAACATGAAGCCGCGGAGTTTATCCGCGTCCTGCGTGAGCGGGAGTTACCCGAGGAGATCGAAGCAGTGACCCTGACAATCGCCGAGCCCACCCTGTGGCTGCCGCGGCTTTTAGTAGACGCAGGGCTGGCGGCAGGCACCACCGAGGCCCGGCGCCTCATCACCCAGGGCGGAGTGCAGGTGGAGGGCGAGAAGGTCACGGACGCCAAGCTGGAATTGGCGGCCGGGAAAACGTATCTTCTTAAAGTAGGAAAACGGCGGTTTAAGCGGGTGACCCTGGCGAGCTGA
- a CDS encoding nitroreductase family protein produces MDIYEAIHNRRSHRLYKPEAPPREVLEKIIAAALWAPSGTNLQAWEIAVMAGKVRDDFVDLVSGAIKNLVPIMKKNQVPEKSQELVMKFFKNLGGAPVVIAVTIGKRPDDPTNLANIQSGAALMQNLLLAAHAEGLGTCWMTGAHSLEKEILKFLGKEDQQLLAISPIGYSAKEPPVPPRKDREVRWLGF; encoded by the coding sequence ATGGACATCTACGAAGCTATTCATAACCGCCGCAGCCACCGGCTGTACAAACCCGAGGCGCCGCCTCGGGAGGTCCTGGAAAAGATAATCGCCGCCGCGCTTTGGGCCCCATCGGGGACCAACCTCCAGGCCTGGGAGATCGCCGTCATGGCCGGGAAAGTCCGGGATGACTTTGTGGACCTGGTCAGTGGCGCCATTAAGAATCTCGTTCCCATCATGAAGAAGAACCAGGTCCCGGAAAAAAGTCAGGAACTGGTGATGAAGTTTTTTAAAAACCTGGGAGGCGCCCCGGTGGTCATCGCAGTGACCATCGGCAAGCGCCCGGATGATCCCACCAATCTGGCCAACATCCAGAGCGGCGCAGCCCTGATGCAGAACCTGCTCCTGGCGGCCCACGCCGAAGGCCTGGGGACTTGCTGGATGACCGGGGCCCACTCCCTGGAAAAAGAGATCTTGAAATTCCTGGGCAAAGAGGACCAGCAACTCCTGGCCATCTCGCCCATCGGCTACTCCGCCAAGGAACCGCCGGTGCCGCCCCGGAAGGACCGGGAAGTCCGCTGGCTGGGGTTTTAG